ctctctctctctctgatgttTACACATTAGTAATCTTATGCTGTGATGGATTGCTTCGAGTTGGGGCATGACAACAGTTGTCTCAAAACTCTCGAACCCATGTTTGAAAGAGATTCTCGAGAAGAATCCGCTAGTCCGAGGGCAACAGGGCAACAGCATTTTATGACCAGCGTGAGAAATACTCTCCCGATAAGTTCCAACTACACGACTTTTGTCAACGAGTATTTCTAGGACACTTGTTAAATGTGTGcgcaataaagaaaaagttatgATTTTGGATGCATTGACCACCCCATAACACGAAAAAGCCGATGCTTCGCGCCGAGTGGGATTGGAAACCGCCATAGTTTCCATTGGATCCAATCATGGGATTTGACCTCACAATGTGAACCCGAGGCACAACCCTGTCATGCGAAATTTTTCCTGACCAAACAGATGAATCACATCTCACCCAGCCGAGGACATGCCACGAACAACAGACCAGAATCAGACCAGATCACCCCGGTCTACAAACGCCCACTTCTCTTTGTCGGTCATCAGCACTAATCATCACATGTAAACCCCCTTTCAACAGAGTTTAAAGGTGATCCAGGCACTGACTACTCATgccagcaaaaaaaaattctacatttGAATCCACAATCACTTTCCAGGGTCGCACTCATTGCCCCCTCAAATCCAAAAGCTCTTTGAGAAGAAAAAACACTGATCATGTGGGCTATTCTAGGCAAAACGCTGTTCAAACATGTGAAACCATCTAAAGAGTGCACTTTGCCCTTCTTTCCTAGTTTAGTTTTCTTAAAATTGTGGGGGCCAAAGGTGTCGCCTTGACGGGTTTAAtctcgcttttctttttttcaccgaCCGTTTAACGCTCCACTACTACGATCCCGGTCACGACATTTTTGTACTTAATTACGACATCGCATCGCGATAGTGAATCCGCGCGCGCGATCCGGGCGACCCCCCGATACAAATCATGAAGCTTTTTCCTAAGCCAAAGGGCAATGGGGTGGCCAGTCTTGTCTAGAACAAAGAAGGGGGGGGATCAAGATTAGGTGGCATGCTTATCCCCCAATTAATCAAGCTCCCTCCCACCACATTATCCACTAATTAAGAATGATTAAGGAAAAAGatgagagcgagagagagagagagaaggaaaagaaaagaccaTGTACATAGTAATAGAATAgaataacatgaaattttttttttaaattctctcatgagaaacaaaagttggaaaaaagaggagaaaaaacatTACAACTAATGACAACCTttccgacggcggcggcggccgtcgCTTTCGGCTCAGCccgagccggagccggagccggagccgatCTGGCCGccgctcgtcgtcgtcgtcgtcgtcggcggcAGCTGCTGCTGTGCGCCGGAGAGGAGTTGGGTGAGGACGGTCATGGCGCGGACCTGCATCTCGAGGGCCGCAATGTAGTCGCTCGTCTCCTCCAGAACGCTCGACATCGAGATCCCCCTGCAGCCGGGGACCAGCCGGCCTAACACCTTCACCCTCCGCTCCACAGCCGGCAGCCTCCTCTTCCTCGCGCCGCCCTCCAGCgccggctgcggcggcggcttCTTCTTCAGCGGGCCGCGCCCGGTCGGGGCCCTCGCCTTCTTGTGGTGCTTGCCGAGCCGGCTCATCCTCAGCCGGCTCGCCAGGATCGCCCGGCTCCACCGGCTCCTCCCCTTGGCCGCCGTCGCCAGGACCCGGTCCGCGATCCCCCGGACCTCGCCGGCGCCGGACGAAGGAGGAgacgacgccgacgccgacgccgacgccgccgcagCATCCTGCGCCTCcgcggaggaggcggaggagctgcGGCGAGATCGCGAGAGGGCCTCCACGAGCCTGGTGTAGTAGAGCCGCTGCTGCGGGAGGGACCTCCATGTGGTTTCGCCAACCCCCGCGCCGGCCGTCTTCCGACCCCGGCTCGTCTCCTCCGCGTCGTCGGCCTCTATCTTCCTCCGCTTCTTGCGGTGCGAatccgcggcggcggcggcggcggcggcggcagcggggCCCGAAGACGACGACATGGACGTCCTCCTCCGGATTAAACGAAGACCCACCGAGGGACTCGAAGCCTGcggcaaaaaaaggaaacacaGCTGGGGTGACGGGAGATCTAACTGGGGATTCCCCAACGTCCGGCCAGTCGATCAAGCCGAGAGGCGGGTGCCGGCGGCGGGGAGGGCGGAGGAAGGGGGGAGACCCAGGAAGGAGAAGCGCATGAAGAGGGAGAAACGGAGCATAAAtagggagaggagaggagaggagaggagaggagaggagagttTGTACCTGAAGGAGGCgatgacgaagaagaagacgaagaagaagagatgatgaagaagaagaagaaggtggtggGCTTGTTCTgtgtttagagagagaaagaggaagagagagagagagggaaaacaATCACGAGAAACCACGCGTCCACAGAGGGATCACATCTTAGTTTGGGGGCTTTTCTTCGCTTCTTATTTATTCGGATTTTCTCGATTTTCTcggtttttacttttcttttacttttcttttttatctttctctctttctttattttctttttcgatttttttttagttcagtttaatttgtttttgtttttgttttttttttgggggcctGTTCGTGCTTGCGTGTGTGCATGCGGGAAATTGTACTGCGGGGTGGATCTATCGATTTGGATTTCGTTTGGAACTACTCGCActatttaccttttttttttttaatttttcttttttgtttatgtaCGGGGATATTCGAAAGAATATCAAAGTTTTTTTTAGTTCGCTCGATTTTCCTATTGGTAGGGCGAAATGAAATCCCAAAATCTATTTGGCAAGTTTTCGTGTGAGGTGAGGTGTACTTATTTCGGTAATTTACGATGCGTTTGATAATGTTTTACATTCAAAattttttcggaaataaaaatagaaaaatttatttcattctaacaatttttaaatagaagaacgcatttggtaaatttgttcccggaatagaaaaagaatgtaaacgcgtttggtaaacttatataattttttttttgtttcttttaattttttaattttttaattttatctttcctttttcttctttttggcctg
This region of Eucalyptus grandis isolate ANBG69807.140 chromosome 8, ASM1654582v1, whole genome shotgun sequence genomic DNA includes:
- the LOC104414676 gene encoding transcription factor bHLH149; the protein is MSSSSGPAAAAAAAAAADSHRKKRRKIEADDAEETSRGRKTAGAGVGETTWRSLPQQRLYYTRLVEALSRSRRSSSASSAEAQDAAAASASASASSPPSSGAGEVRGIADRVLATAAKGRSRWSRAILASRLRMSRLGKHHKKARAPTGRGPLKKKPPPQPALEGGARKRRLPAVERRVKVLGRLVPGCRGISMSSVLEETSDYIAALEMQVRAMTVLTQLLSGAQQQLPPTTTTTTSGGQIGSGSGSGSG